A window of the Spirochaetota bacterium genome harbors these coding sequences:
- a CDS encoding DNA adenine methylase, protein MDTSITIDTQAESETYLTKQLLTYIGNKRSLLGFIGEGVALVKQRLGKDKLDIFEPFSGTGAVSRFLKQHAKTLIVNDLEKYAEVVSNCYLASPSESELRLLRGIYDSIIDEMDSAPLRSGFITDMYAPRDDKNIQRGERVFYTTRNANYIDTARQCMEDLSPYLRSFFLAPLLSEASIHTNTSGVFKGFFKNNGIGQFGGKNEDALSRIMGDITLPFPVFSNFDCEVVVHRGDANEVVLNVPEVDLVYIDPPYNQHSFGANYFLLNLITEYKRPTKTSPVSGIPVDWNRSAYNYKSTAAKAMKQLVESVRAKYLLISYNSEGYISLKEMTDMLAEIGTVEVLDTKYNAFRGSRNLSGRDIHVTEYLFLVKKI, encoded by the coding sequence ATGGACACATCGATAACTATTGATACTCAGGCGGAAAGCGAGACCTATCTGACCAAGCAGCTTTTAACCTACATCGGCAATAAGCGATCATTGCTCGGATTCATTGGCGAAGGTGTGGCGCTCGTCAAGCAGCGGCTTGGAAAAGACAAACTCGATATATTCGAGCCGTTCAGCGGCACTGGAGCAGTGTCTCGTTTCTTAAAACAGCACGCAAAGACTCTTATTGTAAATGACCTTGAGAAGTACGCCGAGGTCGTAAGCAATTGCTATCTGGCATCGCCATCGGAAAGCGAGTTGCGTCTGCTGCGCGGGATATATGATTCGATAATAGATGAGATGGACTCCGCGCCACTCAGATCAGGATTTATTACTGATATGTACGCGCCAAGAGATGATAAAAACATTCAACGTGGAGAGCGTGTATTCTATACGACAAGGAACGCAAACTATATTGATACGGCGCGGCAGTGCATGGAGGATTTGAGTCCATACTTAAGGAGCTTCTTCCTTGCTCCACTTTTGTCCGAAGCATCTATCCATACAAATACATCGGGCGTGTTCAAGGGCTTTTTTAAGAACAATGGCATTGGCCAGTTCGGTGGCAAGAACGAAGACGCCCTGTCGCGCATCATGGGGGATATAACATTGCCCTTCCCAGTATTCAGTAATTTTGATTGTGAAGTCGTTGTTCACCGAGGTGATGCAAATGAAGTTGTGTTGAATGTGCCCGAGGTTGATCTCGTTTATATCGACCCGCCGTATAATCAACATTCTTTTGGCGCGAACTACTTTTTGCTTAATCTGATAACGGAGTACAAACGCCCTACGAAGACAAGCCCCGTCTCCGGCATTCCTGTTGACTGGAATCGGTCAGCATACAATTACAAGAGTACCGCTGCCAAGGCAATGAAACAGCTAGTTGAATCAGTGCGCGCAAAGTATCTGCTGATCTCTTATAACTCGGAAGGCTACATATCTCTGAAAGAGATGACGGACATGCTGGCAGAGATCGGCACGGTCGAGGTGCTCGATACAAAATACAATGCTTTCAGAGGAAGTCGAAACTTATCCGGTCGTGATATACACGTGACAGAATATCTATTCCTTGTTAAAAAAATATAA
- the dnaE gene encoding DNA polymerase III subunit alpha: MAYTHLHVHTDYSILDGACRIDRLIAKVNEYGMKACAITDHANLFGAMAFTSAAKKVGIKPIIGCEVYVAPGSRLYKTVNSDDKKTARHLILIAKNREGYSNLSKLISLGYTEGFYHRPRIDHELIERYNKGLICASACLAGEVPQLLLQSKYDEAKTTALWHKSIFGDAYYIELQYQGLPGQKALNTDLSRLAQECGIKCIITNDVHYINKSDSIYHDVALAIQTRKLLSDEKRMRFGSDGFYFKSEDEVISAFPDNLNVIENTNIIADQCDLDLIAKSYFMPSYKGEGSTNPTGHLRKLCNEGLNNRYQGYIPAVASDRITYELDTIHKMDFDGYFLIVQDFIRYAKEAGIRVGPGRGSAAGSIVAYALGITEVNPLDYDLLFERFLNPDRKSMPDIDIDFPDDRRDEVIRFVKSIYGDDNVARLMTYSKLKAKSAFKDVCRTMGVSPKIVNAWSDIIDDDFSLEQNYRDNKQFTDLINNNQQCKAIYAIAIHLEGLVRSAGIHPSGVVISNAPAMEHAHLYKRPKSEEIAIHFDKHAAEKAGLVKIDFLNNKNLSLITRIIKRINKSRNITIHTDKIPMNDVASFTAFRIADTDGIFQLESTGVRKLLLKLLPRKFNDIVDTLALYRPGPLRSGMHNIYCERKHGRAAITYPHEDIRNILEPTYGVMIYQEQIMQIARVLGRFSASEADDLRKAMSKKNEDIIFKMRGDFISRGTGAGYAPDMLTKIYEQMLQFAKYGFNKSHSVCYALIAYWEMYLKSHFPLEYYVELLNHILDDCDRTVGKYLTLAKRKGIAVVTRSVNDSHYLFTTQDGKLVVGLATVEKLRRVVIDTIVAEREKNGKFKDLIDFAKRVPNKMMTRSVYTKMARAGAFSCFNKAPGEILSVIDKLQELGRIRQQSDSKRQKRTKRQK, encoded by the coding sequence ATGGCTTATACACACCTTCACGTGCATACTGATTACTCGATCCTCGACGGGGCATGTAGAATCGATCGGCTGATTGCTAAGGTAAATGAATACGGTATGAAGGCATGCGCGATTACTGACCATGCCAATTTATTCGGAGCGATGGCGTTTACTTCTGCTGCTAAAAAGGTGGGTATAAAGCCGATTATTGGCTGTGAAGTTTACGTTGCTCCTGGAAGTAGACTATACAAAACTGTAAATTCGGACGATAAAAAAACTGCAAGGCATTTAATACTAATTGCGAAGAATCGAGAAGGATATTCGAATCTGAGTAAACTAATTTCACTCGGGTATACAGAGGGATTTTATCATCGGCCGCGCATAGACCACGAACTTATTGAGCGATATAACAAAGGCTTGATATGCGCGAGCGCATGCCTTGCTGGCGAAGTTCCGCAACTTCTGCTACAATCAAAATACGACGAAGCCAAAACAACAGCTCTCTGGCATAAGAGCATTTTTGGAGATGCTTATTATATCGAATTACAGTATCAAGGGTTGCCTGGGCAAAAGGCATTAAATACGGATTTATCTAGGCTCGCACAAGAGTGCGGAATAAAATGTATCATCACCAATGATGTGCATTACATTAATAAAAGCGATTCAATCTATCATGATGTTGCATTAGCTATTCAAACAAGAAAGCTGCTGTCAGATGAGAAACGTATGCGTTTTGGCAGTGACGGTTTTTATTTCAAGAGTGAAGACGAGGTTATATCGGCTTTTCCAGACAATTTGAATGTCATTGAAAACACAAACATTATCGCAGACCAATGTGATCTTGATCTTATTGCCAAAAGCTATTTCATGCCATCGTATAAAGGCGAAGGTTCAACAAATCCGACAGGCCATTTAAGAAAACTATGCAATGAAGGATTGAATAACAGGTATCAGGGATATATTCCAGCCGTTGCAAGTGATCGCATTACTTATGAACTTGATACAATACACAAAATGGATTTCGACGGATACTTTCTGATAGTGCAGGATTTTATTAGATATGCAAAGGAAGCCGGAATTAGAGTAGGACCAGGTAGAGGATCTGCGGCAGGTAGCATTGTTGCATATGCACTCGGTATTACTGAAGTAAACCCATTAGATTATGATTTACTTTTCGAGAGGTTTCTAAACCCTGACAGAAAGAGTATGCCGGATATTGACATTGACTTCCCTGATGATAGGCGCGACGAAGTGATACGTTTTGTAAAAAGTATCTACGGGGATGATAATGTAGCGCGTCTTATGACGTACTCAAAGCTGAAAGCGAAAAGTGCATTCAAGGACGTATGTCGAACGATGGGGGTCTCGCCAAAGATCGTGAACGCATGGTCCGATATTATTGATGATGATTTTAGTCTCGAACAGAATTATCGAGACAATAAACAATTTACCGATTTAATAAATAACAATCAGCAATGTAAAGCAATCTATGCCATTGCGATTCACCTTGAAGGTCTTGTGCGGAGCGCTGGGATACATCCATCCGGGGTAGTAATTTCCAACGCTCCGGCCATGGAACATGCACATTTATATAAACGTCCGAAGTCGGAAGAAATAGCTATCCATTTCGACAAGCACGCGGCGGAGAAAGCAGGGCTTGTAAAAATTGACTTTCTCAACAATAAGAATCTAAGTCTAATAACAAGAATAATTAAACGGATAAACAAATCAAGAAACATTACTATTCACACCGATAAAATCCCGATGAATGACGTGGCTTCTTTTACAGCATTTAGAATTGCCGACACTGACGGGATATTTCAACTAGAAAGCACCGGCGTGCGGAAGCTGTTATTAAAGTTGTTACCGAGAAAGTTTAATGATATCGTCGATACCCTCGCGCTATATCGGCCCGGGCCATTAAGATCGGGAATGCATAATATTTATTGTGAAAGAAAGCACGGCAGAGCGGCAATCACATATCCTCATGAAGATATTCGTAATATACTTGAACCTACCTATGGCGTTATGATCTATCAAGAGCAGATTATGCAGATTGCCCGAGTGCTGGGTAGATTCTCGGCATCTGAGGCTGATGATTTGCGTAAGGCTATGAGCAAGAAGAACGAGGACATTATTTTCAAGATGAGGGGCGACTTTATATCGAGGGGAACGGGGGCTGGATACGCGCCTGATATGCTTACCAAGATATACGAACAGATGCTGCAATTCGCCAAATATGGGTTCAATAAATCTCATTCGGTATGCTATGCCTTAATAGCGTATTGGGAAATGTATTTGAAGAGCCACTTTCCGTTGGAATATTACGTCGAGCTATTAAATCACATACTGGACGATTGCGATCGAACCGTCGGAAAATATCTAACTCTGGCGAAGAGAAAAGGAATTGCGGTTGTCACACGGTCCGTGAACGACAGCCACTATTTGTTTACGACCCAGGACGGGAAATTAGTTGTGGGACTTGCCACTGTCGAGAAGCTACGGCGCGTAGTCATAGACACTATTGTCGCTGAACGTGAAAAGAATGGGAAGTTCAAAGACCTGATAGACTTCGCGAAGCGCGTGCCGAATAAGATGATGACCCGGAGCGTATACACGAAGATGGCGCGCGCCGGAGCATTCAGTTGTTTTAATAAAGCGCCGGGAGAAATATTATCGGTCATAGACAAACTGCAAGAACTTGGACGGATCAGGCAACAGTCAGACAGCAAGCGACAAAAGCGTACCAAGCGTCAGAAATAA